The Streptomyces sp. NBC_00775 genome includes the window AGTTCCCCATGGCCAAGGCGTACGTCCACGCCGGCATGGTGGCCCTCAACGGCGAGAAGATGTCGAAGTCCAAGGGCAACCTCGTCTTCGTGTCCGCACTCCGGCGCGACGGGGTCGACCCGGCCGCCATACGGCTCGCGCTGCTCGCGCACCACTACCGGGCCGACTGGGAGTGGACGGACGCCGTCCTCGAAGACGCGGTCGCGCGCCTGGACAACTGGCGGGCGGCGGTGTCACGGCCCGACGGGCCGTCCGCCGACGCGCTCGTCGCGGAGATCCGCGACGCCCTCGCGAACGATCTGGACGCGCCCGCGGCGCTCGCCGCGGTCGACCGCTGGGCCGCGCTCCAGCACGAACAGGGCGGTACGGACGAGGGCGCCCCCGGCGTCGTCTCGCGCGCCGTGGACGCCCTGCTCGGGGTGGCTCTCTAGCCGCACCCCTGTGACATCGGCCGGGCGCCGGGCGGGTTCTCACCCGCCCGGCGCCCTCTGTGCGTGGAGCCCTCGCTGTTACTTGTTCACGATGACGGCCTGGATGGCGCCGCTGGTGGAGTCGAAGATCCCGATGACCTGCTGCCCGTAGGCGAAGGCCTCCTGGACCTCGTCATGCGTCACCTGGTTCGGGTTGACCAGGCCGTGCCACACGTTGTTGATGAGCAGGTAGAGAATCGACGGCTGGCCCGGGAGCGGAGTGACGACGTCCCAGAAGCGCGTGGCCACACCACTGACCAGCGACTGCGTCTCGACGGCGCTCGACAGGACCAGCGGCTGCCCCAGCTGCTGTTGCTGCCCACCGAGCTGCTGGAGCAGCTGCTGGTAGGGCTGCTGCTGGCCGAGCTGCTGGAGCTGCTGCTGGAGGTGCTGCGGAATGTGCTGCTGAGCGATGTGCTGCTGCGGAATCTGCTGCTGAGCGATGCCCTGCTGGCCGATCGGCTGCTGCATCTGCTGGCCGAAGGGCTGCTGCTGGCCCATGCCCTGCTGCTGCCCGAACTGCTGCGGGGGCGCGGTGCTCGGGCCCTGCTGGCCCTGCTGCTGGCCCTGCTGGCTCATCTGCGGGATCGTGTTCATGCGGGTGCCACCTTCCATCAATGGTTGGTTGCGTTCCGTCGGTCCGTGACGAACAGGTCCTCAGCCCGTGACCACCAGGCCGACGATCTCGTCGTCCGAGAACCAGACACGTACGTCGGGCCGTCCCCCCGCGAAGGCGGTGTGCACCGCCTGGCGGATCTCGGGGGACGGGGTGTTGAGGTTGCGCCATGCCCCGGACACGTACAGCCGGAGCCTGGGCGGGAGTTCACGCGGATACGGCAGCAGCTCGTCCCAGTACCGCTCGGCCTGGCCCGAGCCGACCGCCTCCGGCAGCAGATGGGTGACCGCCGCCTTGATGTCCGGCCGGTTGCCGATCCGCTGGGAGGCGGGCCGGCCCGGCGCGTCCTGCTGCGGGGAGCCCGTGGCCCGCAGCACCGCGCGCGCACGCTCCGGGGACATCGGTTCCTGCCCTGCCGCCCTGAGCATGCCTTGCAGTGCGGCCAGGGCGCCGACCACCACCGGGGAGGCGGAGGAGGTCCCGGAGAACGTGTCCGTGTACCAGCCGATCTCCTCGGCGCCGCCCTGCAGATCGCCGGGCCGGTCCCAGAAGCCGCCGGTGGTCGTGACCTCGCGTCCCCAGCCCTGCGCGTCCACGCGTGCCCCGTAGTTGGAGAACGCGAGCCGTGAGCGGTCCGGGCCGTGGTCGCGGCCGTGCGTGCCGGGCGGCGGTGCGCCCGCGCCGACCAGGACCGCGCCGGAGGACTGGTTGGAGGGGTTGAAGGGGTTGCGCCACCACTCGGGGAACTCGGCGGGGCGGCGCTCGTACACCGCGTCGTCGAGCGACTCGGCGCCGTTGCCCGCGGCCGCCACGACGAGGACGCCCTTGGCGGTCGCGTACCGGATGGCCGCGAAGTTGTCCGGCCACCACTCGATCGCGATGTAGCCCTGCTGGTCGTCGCGCTGTTCGAAGTCGAACCGCGGCCCTGGAGCGTGCAGTTCGATCAGGAGGATGTCGCCGGGGCCGAGCCGGTCGGCCGCCGCGTGGATCGCCGCCGCCGAGCCGATGCCCTGGAAGGACGCGGCCGCGGTCACGGCGTCCGGCACGACGCCGGTGATCCCGGACTCGCCCTGGTCGCCACCGATCACCCCGATGACGGCGGTGCCGTGGTTGCGCCAGGCGAGGTCCGTCAGCGGGGTGCCGACGACCACGCCCGCGAGCTTCGCGGCCAGGTCCTCGTGCCCGAGCTGCCAGGCCCCCTCGACATCGATCACCGTGACGCCCTGGCCCGTACCGCCCGGCCGCTGCCAGGCCCAGTACGCGTCGATGCCCTCGGGCGCGGGGCGCAGATAGCCTTGGCGGCTGGTGAAGTCGGGGGTGACGGGCGCCCCTTCCTTCATGCGCCGGCTGTCGTCCGAACTCTGCCCGACCGAGCCCACCGAGGCGGGTACGGCGCCGGGCTTCACGTACGCCGTGTCGATCTCCGGCAGTGCGGCGATCCGAGAGCGCAGCTCCTGGGCGCGGCTCGCGACGCCGCGTACCCGGTAGAACAGCGCGAGGTCGGGCCCGCTCTCGGTGCCCGCCACCGCGGACTGCTGCTGCGACTGCTGGAGTCGCTCCTCGCTGCCGAACAGCGGTTCCAGGGCGAGCTGTTCGTCGCTGAGGAACATGTTGAGGGCCGATACGTCCGCGCCCACCGCCGAGTGGACGCCCTCGGCCCGGGCGCGCAGCCTGGCCTCGGGGCGTGCGACGACGATCAGCTCCTGCTCGGCTCCTCGGTAGGTGAATCCGGCTCCGTCGGGCCCCGGCCCGGACGTTCCCGGGCCCTGCGCCGGCTGTACCTGGTCGGTCATCGCGTACCGCTCCCTTCGATCCCTGCGGGTGCCGGTCCATGCGTGTGCTCTGCCGTGCCGTGTCGCGCTCCGTCGCGGGACGACGCGGTGCCATGTCCCGTCCCCGGGCCGCGCCTTCGGGGCACAACCTGGCACGCCCACAGCGACTCGTCCACCCCGTCTTCGCCAACTCGGTTTGAAAACAAGTTGAATGGGGAACCCTGTGCAATCCGTCTTGAAACAGATGTCACGGAGTAATCCGGCCAAAGGCTGCGGAGGCGTGTGTCATGTGATGGGGTGGCAGCGGCTGTTGACCCCTCGGCCGGTGCGAACCGGCCCCTTGCGGAAGGACGCTCCATGCACCGTTCCTTCGCACGTCGAAGACTGCTCACCGCCACCGCCGCGCTCGGAGGAGCGGCGCTCCTCGGCGGCACCGCCCACGCGGCCGAGGAGCACCGGCCCGCCCGGTTCCCGCTCCCCAACGGCTTCCAGCCCGAAGGGATCACCATCGGCTCCGCCCCGTTCGCGTACTTCGGTTCCCTGGCGAACGGCGACATCTACCGCGCGAACCTGAACACCGGGCGCGGGGGTGTCATCAGCGAGGGCCTCGGCGCCGAACACCCCACCGTGGGCCTCAAGACCGACCGGCACGGCAGGCTCTTCCTCGCCGGCGGTGCCGGCGGCGAGCTGCGGACGGTCGACGCCCGCAGCGGCGAGATCGAGAAGGTGTACGCCGTCGGGGGCACCTTCGTGAACGACGTGATCCTCACACCGGACGCCGCCTGGTTCACGGACTCCTACCAAGCGAGGCTCTACCGGCTCGCGCTGGGCAGGCACGGCGAGCCCGGAGCCGTCACGACCGTGCCGCTCACCGGTGACTGGGAGCAGGGCAGCGGCTTCACCGCCAACGGCATCGAGCGCACGCCCGACGGCCGTGCGCTGCTCGTGGTGAACACGGTCGCGGGCGGCGGCACACTGATGCGGGTCGAACCCCGCACGGGGGCGGCCACCGTCGTGGACCTCGGCGACTCCCGACTCCCCAATGGCGACGGCCTGTTGCTCCTGGGCCGCACCCTCTACGCCGTCCAGCAGGCACAGAACCTGATCGACGTCTTCCGCCTGAACGCCGCCGGCACCCGGGGCACGGCGATCGCCCGGATCACCGACCCGCGCTTCAGGATCCCGACGACGGTCGCGGCCTGGGACGGCCGGCTGTATCTGCCGAACGCCCGCTTCGACGTTGAGCCGACGCCGGACACGGAGTACGACGTGGTGGCGGTGGACCAGGTCTGACGGGTCTGAGACGACTCAGGGGCGGTACGCGTCCCGCGTACCGCCCCCGCTGGTTCAGTCCTCCGAGGAATCCTCGGAACCGGAACCGGAACCAGAACCGGTCTCGGAACCGGCATCGGTCCCCGCGTCGGCCTCGGTCCCCGCGTCGGCCTCGGATCCCGCGTGCGGCTCGGATCCCGCGTCCGGCTCGGATCCGGCGTCCGGCTCGGATCCGGCGTCCGTCTCGGGCCGCTGCGGCTTCGGCGGCCGGGTGCGGCCGCCGGGGCCGTCGCGGAGGTACGAGGCCGAGTCGCCGGACTCCGTCGCATGGCCCCCGGCCTGCGCCGCCGGACCGCTGCCGTCCCTGCGGCGCAGATAGCGCTCGAACTCGCGGGCGATTGCCTCGCCCGACGCCTCCGGCAGCTCGGCGGTGTCCCGGGCCTCCTCCAGCGTCTGCACGTACTCGGCGACCTCGCTGTCCTCGGCGGCCAGCTGGTCCACGCCCAGCTGCCAGGCCCGCGCGTCCTCGGGCAGCTCGCCCAGCGGAATGCGCAGGTCGATGAGGTCCTCCAGGCGGTTGAGGAGGGCCAGCGTCGCCTTCGGGTTGGGCGGCTGCGACACATAGTGCGGTACGGCCGCCCACAGCGACACGGCCGGTACGCCCGCGTGTGTGCACGCCTCCTGGAGGATGCCGACGATGCCCGTCGGACCCTCGTACTTGGTCTCCTCCAGGTCCATGGTGCGGGCCAGGTCCGGATCGGACGTGACCCCGCTGACCGGCACCGGACGTGTGTGCGGGGTGTCACCGAGCAGCGCGCCCAGGATCACCACCAGCTCGACACCCAGCTCGTGCGCGAAGCCGAGGAGCTCGTTGCAGAACGAGCGCCACCGCATCGACGGCTCGATACCCCGGACCAGCACCAGGTCGCGCGGCTTCTCGCCGCCGACCCGGACCACCGACAGACGCGTGGTCGGCCAGGTGATCTTGCGTACACCGCCGTCCAGCCACACGGTCGGGCGGTTCACCTGGAAGTCGTAGTAGTCCTCGGCGTCCAGCGCCGCGAACACCTCGCCCTTCCATTCCCTGTCGAGATGCGCGACCGCGGCGGAGGCAGCGTCGCCGGCGTCGTTCCAGCCTTCGAACGCGGCCACCATGACTGGGTCGATCAGCTCGGGAACCCCCTCCAGCTCGATCACCCAGCGCCTCCTTCCGACGTGCCCTCGCGTACGCCCCAACCTTACGGCGTGCCGAGGGGACCTCCGCAGCCCCCTTACACGGGGGAGTGAACGGATCACTGCCCCGCCGACGCCCCGGAAACACCCGTGATCGTCACCCTGAACCACGCCCAGTGATCCGAGCTGTCCTTGGTCATCCCGTCGCCGGCTTCGAGGACGTCCGGCGCCCGCGCCCGGCGCGCGAGGCGGTCGGCCCCGGTGCACCACCCGGGTTCACCCACTCGTGTGGGGGTACGCCGATTCGGCGCCGGGCGGCGGACGGGTAGGGAACTCTTCGTCGGGTGAGCGGAGTTGCCCCCAGGTCAGGTGTGCGGCGAGCCGGAATCGCCTATCTGGCCCTGCTCGGCGTCGGAACCGTGGGGGCGTTCCTGGTGGCCCCGCACCTGGACGACCCGGCATCCGTGTGGCAGTTCACAGGGTCGACCGCAGCCACTGTTCCACGCTCGCGATGTGCACCGTCGCCCACGACCGGGCCGCCTCCGCGTCACGGTCGCGCAGGGCGCTGAGGATCGCGCGGTGCTCGTGCAGGGTGCGGCTGACCGCGTCCTCCTGGGTCAGGCCGCGCCAGATGCGGGCCCGGGTGGTGGGCCCGGACAGGCCGTCGAGGAGGGAGCACAGCACCGAGTTGCCGGAGCTCTGCACGATGCCCCGGTGGAACTCCAGGTCGCAGCCGACGAGTTCCTCCACCGACGGCGCGCCACCGAGGGCGTCCAACTGGGCGGTCAGCGCGTCCAGTTGCTGCTCGCTGATGCGCGAGGCCGCCATCGCCGTGGCGGCGGGCTCCAGGATCCGGCGCACCGCGAGGAACTCCAGCACGGTGTCGTCGCGGTGGAAGTCGACGACGAAGCTCAGCGCCTCAAGGAGGAGTTGGGGATCCAGGCTGGTGACATACGTGCCGTCGCCCTGGCGTACGTCGAGGATGCGGATCAGGGAGAGCGCGCGCACCGCCTCCCGCAGCGAGTTGCGGGACAGCCCGAGTTCGGCGGCGAGCTCGCTCTCCTTGGGGAGCCGGTCGCCGGGACGCAGCGCGCCGGAGACGATCATTCCCTTGATCTTTTCGATCGCCTCGTCGGTGACTGCCATGGCGGGCCTCCCTGTCGTTCAGACATCCGATGTCTCACGCCATTATGGGGGTTCAGTGGGCTGAACGGGGTGAAAGTCCGATGTCAGCTCAGGCGAGCGCCTCCAGATCGGCCAGGGCCGCCACCTCGTCGAGCGTCGTGAGCGTCCGGTCCCGCATCAGGATCCTGCCGTCGACGACCGTGTCCCGTACGTCCGCCGAGTGCGCGGCGTACGCGAGCGTGGACCACGGGTCGTGCAGCGGACGCAGATGGGGTGCGTTCAGGTCGAGCACGATCAGGTCGGCGCGCTTGCCCGCCTCCAGGGAGCCCAGGTGGTCGCCGAGCCCCAGCGCGCGGGCGCCCTCGACGGTGGCCATCCGGACCGCCTGCTCGGCGCCGACCGCGGTGGGGTCGCCGGCCGCCTTGTGGACGAGGGCCGCCTGCCGTACCGCGCCCAGCACATCCAGGGTGTTCGAGCTGACCGCGCCGTCCGTGCCGAGCCCCACGGTCACCCCGGCGCTGAGCAGCCGCGGCACCGGCGCGATACCGCACCCGAGCTTCAGATTGGAGACCGGACAGTGCGCGACCGAGGTACCGGTGCGGGCCAGGGCCGCGATCTCGGGACCCGTCAGATCCACGGCGTGCGCGAGCAGCAGATCGGGGCCGAGCAGTCCGAGCGAGTCGAGCAGTTCCACGGGGCGCTTGCCGTAACGCACCTCGACGGTGGCGACCTCGGTCGCGTTCTCCGCCGCGTGGATGTGCAGCAGCGCGCCGAACTCCCGTGCCAGTGCGGCGATGCCGGTCAGCTGCTCGGGCGTGAGCGTGTACGTCGAGTGCGCGAAGAGCACCGGACGGGTGCCGGGCTTCGCCGACCCCCGGTCGGCCAGGTCGCGCCGGGCCCACGCCAGACGGTCCTCGTACGCGATGCCGTCCGCCGGGTCCGGTACGTCCATGAAGGTCGGACCGGTGTGCAGGCGCCAACCCGTCTCGCGCGCCACGCGCTCGGCCGCCTCATGGAACCAGTACATGTCGAGCGCGGAGGTCACCCCGGCCCGTACGCTCTCGGCGATCGCGACCCGCACCGCCGCGGCCACGTTCTTCGCCGACAGCAGCTCGGTCTCCCAGCGCACCACCCGCTCCAGGAAGCCCTGAAGGGTGACGTCGTCGGCGCGGCCGCGCAGCAGCGTCATCGCCAGGTGGGTGTGGGTGTTGACGAGGCCGGGCAGCACGAGACAGCCCGTCGCGTCGAGGGTCTCGGCAGCGTCGTAGCGGGCGCGCAGCTCCTCGGCGGGGCCGACTTCCCGGATCTCGCCGTCGCGGACCGCGACCGCTCCGGAGCGCAGGACGGTCCCGGCCTCGTCGACCGTCAGGACGTCCCCGCCGTGGACCAGCAGATCGGCGTGCTCGCTCACGCGGCGGACTCCTCGTGCTCCTCGGCCAGCAGGCGCAGCGCCTCCAGGGACACCACGGCGCCGCGCTCGACGCCCGCCGCGACGACATCGCGGTGCGGGTTGTAGCCGCCGGTGTTCTCCTCGTCGACCAGATCGTCCGCGTTCGCGCCGTCGACGACGAGCACGCCGCCCGCGACCAGGCCCCGCAGCGAGGCGGTGACCAGCAGCGCGGACAGCTCCATCTCGATCGCCGCGAGGCCCGCGTTGTCGTACGCGGTGAGCGGGATCAGCCCCGGCTGGAAGGCCGCCCGTGTCCAGACGAGCCCCCGGTGGTGCGGGGCGTCCGCCGCGCGGGCCGCACGCTGGAGGGCGAACACCGCCTCGGGGGACGACACCGCCGGGTACTCGGGCGGCAGCAGCTGCTGGGTCACACCGTCGTCCCGTACCGCCGCCTCCGCGATGACCAGGTCGCCGTCACCGATACCGGCGCGCATCGCGCCCGCCGTACCGAACCGCAGAAAGGTCGTGACGCCCGCGTCGGCCAGCTCCTGGAAGAGCAGGATCGCCCCCGGCGCGCCGACCCCGTGCGAGGCGACGGTGACCGGCAGACCCTTCCAACTCCCGCTGAACACACGGTATTCGCGGTGGTACGAGACCTCCTCGGCCCCGTCCAGCAGCGCGGCGACGGCCGCGGCACGCGCCGGGTCGCCGACGACCAGGGCGTACGGCGGCAGGCCGGTGCGCGGTATGCGGGTGATCGGCAGCAGGTCCTGGGCGGTCATGAAGCGGCTCCAGCGGGGCGGGTACGGCGACGGCGGCGGGCCGTCGTGAGGAAGAGGGCGCCGAGCGTGACGACGTACGGCGCGGCATCGGTCGCCTGCTGCGGCAGGCCGAGCCCTTGCAGCCGGAAGCCGGCGGCCTCGGCGAGGCCGAAGAGCAGCGCGGCGAGCAGTACGCCGAGAGGCAGGGCGCGGCCGAGCATCACGGCGACGACGGCGATCCAGCCGCGGCCCGCCGTCATGTTCTCGGAGAACAACGTGACGTTGCCCAGAGCGAGCTGGGCCCCGGCGAGCCCGCACAGCACACCCGAGACCAGCACGGCCGCGTACTGGTACTTGGCCGGGCTCACCCCGAGTGTGGCCGCCGCCTCCGGGGCCTCGCCGACCCCGCGCAGCCGCAGCCCCCACACGTGCCGCGAGAGCATCAGCGCGGCCACACCGACCGCCGCCCACGCCACATAGGCGAGCGGCGAGAAGCCACCGACCAACGGCAGCCCGGCCAGTGACGGATCGTCAAAAGTGCCCTGCACACCGAAGACCGTACGCAACAGGAAGCTGGTCAGGCCCACGGCGAGGAGGTTCATGGCCACTCCCAGCACCACCGCGTCCCCGCGCAACGTCACCGCGCCCACGGCGAGGATCAGGGAGTACGCGGCGGCGGCGAGCGCGGCCGCAAGGACGCCGAGCCAGGGGCTGCCGGTGAACCAGCTGGTGGCCACGGACGTGAAGCAGCCCATCAGCATCATGCCTTCGAGGCCGATGTTGAAGACGCCCGCGCGCTCGCAGATCGCGCCGCCGAGCGCGGCCAGCAGGATCGGGGTGAGCGCGCGCAGCGCGGACATGAGGAGATCGGAGTCGAAGAACATCAGACGGCCTCCCGCTGCTGACGCGACCTTCGGAACCACCTGCGCGGAAGGCTCAGCCGGGCGGCCAGGAAAACGATCACAATGGCTTGAAGCACCTGCGTCAGCTCGCGCGGCACCTCGGTCGTCCGCTCCATCGAGAGCCCGCCGACCTGAAGCATCGCGAAGAAGAACGACGCGAGGACCGTGCCCAGCGGGGCCGCGCCGGCGAGCAGCGCCGCGGTCAGCCCCGTCCACGTGTAACCGGGAGCGGTGAGCGCGCCGTCGAGGAAGCGGTACGGGAAGCTCAGCACCCCGATCGCGCCGACGAGCCCGGCGAGGGCGCCCGACGTGGCCATCAGCCGCAGCGTCAGACCCTTGCGCTCGACGCCCGCGTACGCGGCGAAGCGGGAGTTGAGGCCGGTCATCCGGATCTCGTACCCGATCGCCGTGCGCTTGTCCGTGAACCAGTACGCGGCCGCCGCGAGAACCACCAGCAGCAGCCCGGCCGTCACGGTCGACGAGCCGAAGGCCGGCAGCGCGACCCCGTCCGGCAGTTGCCGCGTCTGCGGGAGGCTGGAGCCCGGCTCCTTGAGCGGATAGCGGGCCAGGTAGGAGGCGAGCGAGGACGCCGGATAGCTGAGCAGCAGGCTGCTGACCAGGAGCGGCACACCGAACCGGTTCTCGCACAGGGCGGCCAGCGCGGCGTATCCGGCGCCGGCCGCCATGCCCGCGAGCAGCGCGAGGACGACGGCGAGCGGCGCGGGCAGTGGCACGTACAGTCCGGTGACCGCGGCGGCCATCCCGCCGAGCACCATCTGCCCGTCGCCGCCGAGGTTGATGAGCCCGGCCCGCAGCGGAATGGCGAGCGCCAGCGCCAGACCGAGAACGCTGGTGGTGGTGGACAGGGTCGAGCCGATGCCGTCGGCGCCGAGCGAGCCGCTGAGGACGGCGCCGTACGCGGCGAACGGATCGGCCCCCGTGCCCACCAGGAAGAGCGCGCCGATCACGACCCCGGCGAGCACGGAGAAGGCGACGGGGGAGCGCAGGGCTCCCGCTATTCGGGTCATGGCAAGGCCTTTTGTGTCGTGCCGGGTCATGGCCAAGCCCTTTGTGTCGTGCTGGGTCATGTCAGTCGCCGACCTCCACCGGAGGCTTCTCCGGCTTCGCGCCGCCCGCCATCGCGAGCCCCAGCGTCCGCTCGTCCGCCGCTTCCTTGGTGTACGTGGCGGTGACCCGGCCCTCGTACATCACCAGCACCCGGTCGGCGAGAGCGCGGATCTCGCTCAGCTCGGCGGAGACGAGGAGCACGGCGTGGCCCGCGTCGCGGTAGGCGACGATCTCGTCGTGGATGTTCTGGATGGCGCCGATGTCGACACCTCGCGTCGGCTGCTCCACCAGCAACAGGGGCGCGCCGTGGGCGAGTTCACGGCCGATCAGCAGCTTCTGGAGGTTGCCGCCGGACAGCGCGGAGGCGGGCACCTCGGGGGTGGCCGCCTTGATGCCGAAGCGCTCGACGAGACGCCGTGCGTGGGCCCGTACGGCCGCGGGAGGCAGCAGCCCCCGTGCCGACAGGGACGTACGGTGATGGCCCATCGCGAGGTTGTCGGCGACGGACGCGGCGGGCGCGGTGCCGACCGCGTGCCGGTCCTCGGGGACGTACGCGAGGCCCTTGGCGCGCCGCTCGGTCGCGGAGGCGTGCGTGATGTCGTGGCCCCGCAGCGCGATCCGCCCGGCGGTGACGGGCCGCAGCCCGGCCAGCGCCTCGACCAACTCGCTCTGGCCGTTGCCCGCGACGCCCGCGATGCCGACGATCTCGCCGGCGCGGACGGTGAGCCGGACACCTCGTACCGCGTCCGTGCCGAGGTCCTCGACCTTCAGTACCTCGTCGCCCGGGGTGCCTTCGGCGTGTACGCGGTCCAGCTCGACCGCGCGGCCGGTCATCGCGGCCGCGATCTCGTCGGCGGAGGTCTCGGCGGTGATCAGCCGGGCGACGACCCGGCCGTCCCGCAGCACGGTCACGTTGTCGCTGCCTTCGAGGACCTCGCGCAGCTTGTGCGTGACAAGGATCACCGTACGGCCCTGCGCGGTCAGCGACTTGAGCACCGCGAACAGGGCGTCGGCCTCGGCGGGGGTCAGCACCGCGGTGGGCTCGTCGAGGATGAGCGTACGGGCGCCGCGGTGCAGCAGCTTCAGGATCTCCACGCGCTGCCGCAGCCCGACCGGGAGATCGCCGACCCGGGCGTCCGGATCGACGGCGAGGCCGTGCTCCTCGGCGAGTTTGCGCACCCGGCGCCGCGCCGCCGCCCGGTCGACCAGACCGAAGCGGCGCGGCTCGGCGGCGTAGACGACGTTCTCGGCGACCGTCAGCGAGTCGAACAGCTTGAAGCTCTGGTGGACCATGCCCAGCCCGGCGGCCATGGCGTCACCCGGGTCGCCGAAGGACACCTCGCGCCCGTCGATCCGTACGGAACCCGCGTCCGGCCGCTCCATGCCGTACAGGACGGACATGAGCGTGGACTTGCCCGCGCCGTTCTCGCCCATCAGGGCGTGGATCTCGCCGCGCCGGACGGTCAGGTCGACACAGTCGTTGGCGAGCGCGCCGGGGAACCGCTTGGTGATTCCCCGGAGCTCGACGGCGACCTCGGCGACCTCGCCGACCTCTGCGGTTCCGGCGACGGAGTCGTCAGCTCGCTGCCGGGTCATCGACCTTCAGCTCTCCGGACACGATCTGGTCGCGCAGCGCCTTGACCTTGGTCAGGACGTCCTTGTGCTGGGCGATCACGCACTTGGAGGTGTCGACACCGGCCTCCAGACCCGTCAGGCTGATGCCGCCCTCCTTCAGGCCGTACGAGACGGTCGTGCCCTCCTTGCCGCCGAGGACCGCGTCGATGCCCTTGCGCACGGCGACGTCGGTGCGCTTGATGACGTTGTCGACGACCGTGCCCGGCGAGGAGACACACTGGTTGACGTCGACGCCGTACGCGTACGCGCCCTTGGCCTTCGCGGCCTCGAAGACGCCGTAGTTGCCGGCCGCGGCGGCCGCCATGATCTGGTCGGTGCCCTTGGACAGCAGCGAGTTCGCCTGCTCCTTGGCGCGCGCCGAGTCGTCGAACGGGGACTGGCCGCCGACGAAGCGGGTGGAGGTCGACGTCTTGGCGGCGACCTTCTTGGCGCCGGCCGCGAACGGGTCGCTGTAACGCCGGAACTGGGGCGTGTCGAGCACGTCCACCGCGCCGACCTTGCCGCTCTTGCTGAGCAGCCCGGCCTCCGCGCCCGCGAGGTACACGCCCTCGTGCTCACGGAAGACCGCGCAACTGACGTTCTTGTACGTCTTCGTGGTGCACGCGTCGATCATCAGGAACTGCTGGTCGGTGTGCGCCTTGGCCTGCTGCGCCACCAGGTCGGCGAACTCGAAGCCGACGAGCACGATGACGTCGGGCTTGGCCTCCACGGCGGCCTGCACGTTCTGCTGCTGCGAGGCGGTGTCCGAGGACTCGTAGACCTTCTGCGTCCCGTCGTGCGCCTTGGCCGCGGCCTTCACCCCGTCGACCGCGAGCTTCAGGAACTCGTTCTGCCCCACGGCGTCGGGCGTGACCAGCGTGAAGGACTTGCCGCCGCTCTTG containing:
- a CDS encoding S8 family peptidase → MTDQVQPAQGPGTSGPGPDGAGFTYRGAEQELIVVARPEARLRARAEGVHSAVGADVSALNMFLSDEQLALEPLFGSEERLQQSQQQSAVAGTESGPDLALFYRVRGVASRAQELRSRIAALPEIDTAYVKPGAVPASVGSVGQSSDDSRRMKEGAPVTPDFTSRQGYLRPAPEGIDAYWAWQRPGGTGQGVTVIDVEGAWQLGHEDLAAKLAGVVVGTPLTDLAWRNHGTAVIGVIGGDQGESGITGVVPDAVTAAASFQGIGSAAAIHAAADRLGPGDILLIELHAPGPRFDFEQRDDQQGYIAIEWWPDNFAAIRYATAKGVLVVAAAGNGAESLDDAVYERRPAEFPEWWRNPFNPSNQSSGAVLVGAGAPPPGTHGRDHGPDRSRLAFSNYGARVDAQGWGREVTTTGGFWDRPGDLQGGAEEIGWYTDTFSGTSSASPVVVGALAALQGMLRAAGQEPMSPERARAVLRATGSPQQDAPGRPASQRIGNRPDIKAAVTHLLPEAVGSGQAERYWDELLPYPRELPPRLRLYVSGAWRNLNTPSPEIRQAVHTAFAGGRPDVRVWFSDDEIVGLVVTG
- a CDS encoding FadR/GntR family transcriptional regulator, with the translated sequence MAVTDEAIEKIKGMIVSGALRPGDRLPKESELAAELGLSRNSLREAVRALSLIRILDVRQGDGTYVTSLDPQLLLEALSFVVDFHRDDTVLEFLAVRRILEPAATAMAASRISEQQLDALTAQLDALGGAPSVEELVGCDLEFHRGIVQSSGNSVLCSLLDGLSGPTTRARIWRGLTQEDAVSRTLHEHRAILSALRDRDAEAARSWATVHIASVEQWLRSTL
- a CDS encoding PAC2 family protein; the encoded protein is MIELEGVPELIDPVMVAAFEGWNDAGDAASAAVAHLDREWKGEVFAALDAEDYYDFQVNRPTVWLDGGVRKITWPTTRLSVVRVGGEKPRDLVLVRGIEPSMRWRSFCNELLGFAHELGVELVVILGALLGDTPHTRPVPVSGVTSDPDLARTMDLEETKYEGPTGIVGILQEACTHAGVPAVSLWAAVPHYVSQPPNPKATLALLNRLEDLIDLRIPLGELPEDARAWQLGVDQLAAEDSEVAEYVQTLEEARDTAELPEASGEAIAREFERYLRRRDGSGPAAQAGGHATESGDSASYLRDGPGGRTRPPKPQRPETDAGSEPDAGSEPDAGSEPHAGSEADAGTEADAGTDAGSETGSGSGSGSEDSSED
- a CDS encoding SMP-30/gluconolactonase/LRE family protein; its protein translation is MHRSFARRRLLTATAALGGAALLGGTAHAAEEHRPARFPLPNGFQPEGITIGSAPFAYFGSLANGDIYRANLNTGRGGVISEGLGAEHPTVGLKTDRHGRLFLAGGAGGELRTVDARSGEIEKVYAVGGTFVNDVILTPDAAWFTDSYQARLYRLALGRHGEPGAVTTVPLTGDWEQGSGFTANGIERTPDGRALLVVNTVAGGGTLMRVEPRTGAATVVDLGDSRLPNGDGLLLLGRTLYAVQQAQNLIDVFRLNAAGTRGTAIARITDPRFRIPTTVAAWDGRLYLPNARFDVEPTPDTEYDVVAVDQV
- a CDS encoding amidohydrolase, whose protein sequence is MSEHADLLVHGGDVLTVDEAGTVLRSGAVAVRDGEIREVGPAEELRARYDAAETLDATGCLVLPGLVNTHTHLAMTLLRGRADDVTLQGFLERVVRWETELLSAKNVAAAVRVAIAESVRAGVTSALDMYWFHEAAERVARETGWRLHTGPTFMDVPDPADGIAYEDRLAWARRDLADRGSAKPGTRPVLFAHSTYTLTPEQLTGIAALAREFGALLHIHAAENATEVATVEVRYGKRPVELLDSLGLLGPDLLLAHAVDLTGPEIAALARTGTSVAHCPVSNLKLGCGIAPVPRLLSAGVTVGLGTDGAVSSNTLDVLGAVRQAALVHKAAGDPTAVGAEQAVRMATVEGARALGLGDHLGSLEAGKRADLIVLDLNAPHLRPLHDPWSTLAYAAHSADVRDTVVDGRILMRDRTLTTLDEVAALADLEALA
- a CDS encoding ABC transporter permease; amino-acid sequence: MFFDSDLLMSALRALTPILLAALGGAICERAGVFNIGLEGMMLMGCFTSVATSWFTGSPWLGVLAAALAAAAYSLILAVGAVTLRGDAVVLGVAMNLLAVGLTSFLLRTVFGVQGTFDDPSLAGLPLVGGFSPLAYVAWAAVGVAALMLSRHVWGLRLRGVGEAPEAAATLGVSPAKYQYAAVLVSGVLCGLAGAQLALGNVTLFSENMTAGRGWIAVVAVMLGRALPLGVLLAALLFGLAEAAGFRLQGLGLPQQATDAAPYVVTLGALFLTTARRRRRTRPAGAAS
- a CDS encoding nucleoside phosphorylase; its protein translation is MTAQDLLPITRIPRTGLPPYALVVGDPARAAAVAALLDGAEEVSYHREYRVFSGSWKGLPVTVASHGVGAPGAILLFQELADAGVTTFLRFGTAGAMRAGIGDGDLVIAEAAVRDDGVTQQLLPPEYPAVSSPEAVFALQRAARAADAPHHRGLVWTRAAFQPGLIPLTAYDNAGLAAIEMELSALLVTASLRGLVAGGVLVVDGANADDLVDEENTGGYNPHRDVVAAGVERGAVVSLEALRLLAEEHEESAA